In the genome of Arctopsyche grandis isolate Sample6627 chromosome 13, ASM5162203v2, whole genome shotgun sequence, the window ccttttaatactccaaagaagtatttggaaatgtcaataattcttctcgaagatagtgagtcaaagcctaggaCACCTAGGacaataaataggggtaatatttatatttcctcatgtAAAGGTATCGAAGAAacttttttgaactctttctatcaagagagagaatttaatttcagtgagaCTTCAAATTATagacccaaactctaatattctccggacaagcgaacaataaagcaacACCATAATACTTGGATTTTGGCAGTAGTgagcattgcgcaaaacaaatccaagcattttatCTGTACACGAGTCGAAATAAGCATATATCTGTaatatgagtcgaaaatttgaagtcactccACAGTTGAGTCGGCTCTCGATAACTGATAGTTTCGAAGACTGTAAGATAACTCAATAGGGGACAGAGACCTTGAAAAGGAAATAACATGGCTTTGTCAAGCTGAGCGGTAGATTATTATAAATAGACCATTCAGATAGCAATTTTAAGTCATCCTGCAATTCTTCACAGTCGGAATGACAACTGATTGttctaaaaatcttcaagtCATCTGCAAAAAGGAGAAATCCAGAGTGATTGATAGACTTACCAATATTATTAACAAGCAAAAGGAACAACAATGAACCTAGGTTATTTACTTGATATTTTTGGTTACCGACCTTCAAACTCTAACAAAATGACAAATGTAGTGACCTTTTAAAAGAACCACCCGTGAATAACCCACACCAGTTTCCTCCGTCAAAGACATACCAAACACGGTAAAGTTCACATCAGCATGCAAAGACTTAATCTGAGAATCTTTGCTCGTGTGCACATTTGAGTATTCTCTGCAGAAACATATGCACGACAGATTAGATCGAGGCACTCGCTTGTATAGATCACCAATCACCACCACACGACACGACATGATCTCTCTACAGGACCAGAGACAGGGGGAGGGCATGACGACCTTCCAACCCCGATACCACCCGAGAGCGAGATGGAAATCTTCTTCCAATCTGCCCGTTGTATCTCCACGAATATTGAATGATTCCCGCCCCTCTAATGAGCTTGATTTACAGCCGGTGTTCGGTGGCTGGAAATATTCACCTTGGTGTTGAATTAATTCCGCGTTTGTCCAAAGGGCGAGAGTCGTGACCGTGCTTGGCGCGACTCATTACTCGATCCCGATACGGCACATTCGGCTTGTCCGGTTTTGGTCTTCCGCATTTAACATTGGTGGAATCTGCCCGGCGTCGTAGAAAAATCTCGCAGAAGGAGGTTTCCGTTTGAATGTATTGTTAAGAGTACTCCTAGGAGAAGCTTTGTTTCACAGCACATAGCTCTTCAAGTACAAGACTTATCTTCCAACTTTTAACCGAACTGGACTACATCTGAATTGTAAAGAAAACATATTATAGAACTCCTTCTTACTCTAGTTACCACTATTCTCAAGTATATTCTCATTCCTGGAGAGATTcctaaacgtacatatgtacctatgtatctTGTCTTATTTCTATCGATCTACCTTTGCTCaaatttaaatgctttatatCTGGATCAAAACCAAAGACCTATGTATGAAAGTGTCTCAAGATTCttcaaaaaacatttgaaacatGTGAGTTATACATTCTGCAACATTCCAAGATATCCTCATAACGTATCAATGCTATATTGTCATGTCACGAAATTCTTCATCACAAGAAAAGGCGGTTCCTGTAAGTGCAATTCACCAAAGTCTAAAATTTGCTATTATTTTCCTCCGGAATGGATCGAGATTAGAAATTCTACTTCTAAATCAAACCtcatcttatatgtacatatacatatttattttcaacttttcacatatttcttttaaactTTTTTGGATCCTTTTCAACAATcctttttgatataaatttaaacatatcACTATTTCAGGCTCTTAATTCTGAAATATAGTatccaatattaaattaaaacccGCTTTAAAAGTTAAAGAATTCGACCCTTAAAGCCATCAACATGAGACCACCATCCCCCCAAACGAATGCAGTCTGatagaccctttcgtcggagaacgaaaCGGCTGTCCAGCAATattgcacaagaacaaccgcacatcactacTCTATCCAAACCAATATAATCAGAGCAactataaacaatatatgtatgtaaatgttgatCCAAATGTCTATATAATCAAAACACATGCACAAAAGGTATACACCATCGACGCATACCCTTGTCATTTTGAAACGCGAACCCATTCCGAAGTTAATCTCATTGTAGTACACCATTGTTATGCATACAATGAACTTATCGCGATCGGTTCttgattataatataacaaCAGCATAAACGATACGAGCCGAGCTGAGTAGAGCGTTGTTGCGGATCGTCCATTAATCAGTCCGTGTCCTTTTGCGGCCGCCTCAACTTACCACGGCGTTTTGTTTACGAGGAGGCGGTAATTGCCTGTCATGTGGAGCTGCCACTGACACAGCGCCGCCTTCGACAACAACCACCATCATCAACTCCCACAAATACTACCAACGACTCTCCAGATCTATCTGATACGTGTGGATACTTCCGCGATAAATCTAACATCAAATAACCCCGCTTTCTTCCTCGGGGTTGGACGATATGAAATCTAGTGTCTCGAGTCTCATATAGTCACgtgatgaatgttgtttttactCGATTTTGGTATTTTCTGTCAAAATCTTCTACATGTACTTAGTTATACTTAGTTAAGAAGATATTGTGTCTGTGTTAGTGTTAAGTTGTATAGACCTTACAGTTACAGTATAAATAACGAtgcatttaatttgatttttcagAGGTTTGCAAGCCGGGATGCCATCCGGTCCACGGCAAGTGCGACAGACCCGGAGAATGCGAGTGAGTACCCACGTCACAGTAcgattcaattaaataatagcTGTATAAATTGAAACGTGTACGGGACCGTTTACACTTCAGAAGTGTAAAATGCAATGGAACGTCGACTCATGTTCCGAGTGGACAATTGTGGAGATGCTTTCGATACGTGCACGTACGTATGCGCACGACCGAAACGTTTAAACGTCCCTCCACTCTATGGAGAGTGTTGTTCCTCGGACAAAAGGAATTAATTACGGCCGGGGTTAAATATACGTGCACTCGAATGCCACGGCTTAATTGAATGTTTAGTGCGGAATTATGCTGGCTATTCCTGTGCATCTCCCGAGAGGAAAGACTTTGTGCAATGCGCGCCGTGTGCACTGTCACCGAGACGTGCAATGCAAATCTATTGACATTATGCAAACTGTGGCATACATTGTTGGCATATCAAATCTGCATTTAATCGGCGTACGCCTTTGTCTACCCTGTTTTCTTTTACGTGTGTCCTACATGTGCTCTCAGCAACAGTGGTCGGTTTCTGAGAATGGGTTTGAATGCTACCCGCTCGTTGATGTTTCTTGTGAAACTTTATGTGAGCTTTTCTTTCTATgaattgtatgaaaaaatactatcaaataaatatacagtaATATAAGTGTTTTATATAATGACGAATATTTTGTTcttttggaaataaaatttaacttgtactttaattttttttaaatgtaatcatCGTAACTTTTTTCATCAAGATTGGAAACATGACTCTATCCTTTCATATGCTGATCTGTTTATCttagtagattttttttatttctgcatATCTTAACATTTGCAaacttttatcaaatttaaaactcggttgttgttaaatttttaatctcgAAATTTCATCCAAAAAATAGTTATTTGTACAAAGCTTTATCCAATTTACGTCTTACGTAAAATCTCTATCCacgaaataaatcattttttattaattataacaaCAGCTCATCACAAAATGCaataattcatagatatctATTTCACTCAAACACATACTTTAATTCGATACACCGCAGAATCTGTcacaaaattattaatatattattttaatagtacTGTAAACAAACCAGTTACAAGAGAAAACACGTATCACATCCATACACGCATTAAGCAGTACCTAATAGCAATCATGATAATTTTCGACGACGGAAATACGCGTcctcattgaatataaattggtCGTTTTCGACACGCTTGTGTGAATTTAAGTTCGTGTATCCGGCATAATTACAAAGAAAAATCTATCACTTATTGAACGTAACATTTTGAAGTCCTATCGACTTGGATTTTGGTACAAATGCGAATATTCCAAAATTGGTACGTTCATTAAGTAGCGTTATAGCGGCGCCAGATGAAACGCTTAATTTTCGCATTAATTTCAAggcaaataaaatattcctcATGGCTCGTAAAACTCGAATGCATtgtcgattaaaattttattaactcATTCAATAACCGTGGAATTAAACTGTAATATTAACCGCGCAATATGACCATCTTTATCGCGCGTACACTAATTGAAACGAaacacattttattatacacataagaTGCTAATTTTCATGTTTGGTTAGAAAATTTACCCGTTTAATTACAATGTAGCAACGAGAAAGCATTGCAATCATATAAATACGTTCACTTATGCTAATTCCAATGTTAAATCAACCCTAAAGACGCCAACTCTTCGAGTGACTGcatcgttatttatttattttaaacgtcCAACATTAATATCGTGTAATAAATTATCGCACATTCGAATAAATTAACGTAATATCTTAGATTAAACATGATCGATCGTTTgtaaatgagtttttttttttgggtattTACTCTGTGTGATTCATAATCAATTAGAAGCCAAgctgtgtattatatttcattatagtCTTTCATTTATAATTCCGATTTTGCCTCCATGGCCGCTTTCGTTTTAGACGACTCGATTAAGCTCGGCCAATTTCCCAGATAATTTAATATCGTCGTCGAGAGGCTGTCCTACCGACTGGTTCTCGACCGTCAATATCGGCAATGTATCTATGGAAAGTattaattaattgcaaaatATTACGAGGCTATCTGATCCGCGTGTAGTGACTTCATGCTCGGAATACCAAATGTAATCCGTGAGAAGTCGTTTACGTTTATAAAATCGACATTACAGGCGTGCGTTCTCAACAATGTGGTTCGAGAAACGCTTTTGattattcaacaatgaaaatagcaacgatttgtattattttcgaGTTTAAATTCCTCGCAAGTCCTTCACTCgagttgaaattttaattaaaaaatgatttgcTTGGCGCTTATCATTCAGATGTTTAtaggttataaaatttcaaatggaatatatttaattatatttttgttgaaaattcaACTGAAAGCGGCTTCAGATGAACGTTCCAGATATTGAGGATGCAATTATCTCGTAAAAGCTCCCCGTTGGGACAATCCTTTTCTGAGAATGTTCATGTtaatttattctacataaacatttttatggattgaaataaatatttttaaagatttttcttCTCAAAAcatgatatttatttgaatgcGTTGAATCGCAAAAATATAACCTCCCACACAATAAGccaaaattttcagttttttttttaaaacgtgtacatatgtatgtatgtatattctattgaatattgaaatgaTTGATACAACAATATTGcttagcacatacatatgtatatatttaaacgaCTTTTTTCAAATCGATTTACCGTTACATAAAATGCATAACATCACAGAATGCAAATAAACACGTAGATTTTatcatataatttcatatacttACAAATCCCATGCATTAATAGATTTTCACATGACTCTACCACTCAAACTAAATCGCATGATTGATTTACTTGTTTTGACATTATTACAATTGCCAAATTTTGCACGTACATATCAAAGACCACTAACTTGCATGGCAAGCGATTTCAACCCGAAGTCCCTGTTTTCTTGCATCGTTTATAAACTTGCAATATCGAGCCAAGTCAAGCCGATTGACCCATACACGGTCTACTTGCAATAATACTAATACTACATAACATACAACTTACACCTCAACTGGTCTTCAACCTGCCTGCAACATTTTTTTACCCAAAAACGAAGCCTCAATTTCCAACTCTACTTTACTGTACTTCCTTACTAACCTTACTTGCATTCAGTAAAACATATAGAAACAACAAACATTCAAGTTTAATTGAGTATGATAAACTTCATACATTTATTGAAATAGTTGCATATTTAGTAGCAAATTGTTTATGACATACACATTCTTatctcttacatatatgtatacaactaTTTCCTTGGTCatctatatttatgtacatatgtagctatattgtatgtacctacatatgtacatatatataatactgtgTAGTACCTATTAGGCAATTTGCTGATTGTACTTTGATCATTTCTTACATCTCGTACACATGAAAATACACTAAAAAAAGTCATCTACCATTAAGCAAACActcattattaaatacaaaaattctcACGAATATTTTAATTAGTCACACGAGAATTTGCATACGTTATGCATGTGTGTGTTGTGTATGCGATCGACCGATAAGCTTTGACGAAATTCTTTTCTGACCCGAACACTAATTGAATGCTGTTGTTGTCTCTGAGTTCAGCAACTCTGACATCGTCGGGGCAGATCCTCTCCGTGGCTACACCACAGTGGTAGGAGAGACAGAGAGAGACCCTGCTTTATACGAATGTGAAGCACGTAGCACGTGGAAACACGACTTGACCAATAAACCATGGGTCCGATATACCCACTTACGTGCGTCACTTGCGAACGGCGCCTATATAAAACACAACTAATGGCCTCACCTGCCgatgaatttatacaatataatacacaaGGAGAGAGGCGAAAGCTCCGATTGTATATTTGCGAGCTTTCTACTCGCTTCGTGCGATCGTATGACGAAAAAGCGTCGACATGtcaaatgtatgtacctacaaacATAAGTATGCGACGATTCGAAGAAATGGTTATAATATATTCTTTACCGGTTTTTTGTGACATCCGTTGTACGCGTTTGCCTTTTTTCTCACTTTTTATCAATACCCTGTTGCAGTTTATATACAGGCTGTGCGCTTTTCGATTTAAGACGGTGTTAAAATGGTGCACAAAGTGTTAAAGCGAAACGTGATTGACATTTTGAAAAGAGTGACAgatgttaattgaattttcttggcaagcatttttgtatataaattgatcgATTTCGTAAAGGTGCATTTTGATCGTTAATTTATGTGTAATTTTAGCTTTCTCTTGTTTATATAACATGATATTTCTGTACTTCATATGTGTAAATGTCACGGATAAACAACAGAATCTGTATTTTATAATCGTTAAGTATTTATTGAATCAGTACAgactttataataattaatcaccATCGACTTGATTTGACTTGGTAGTAAGTACACCACGCAAGTCAATTTGGTATGTAAATTGAAAGCTACAGATTAACTCACCCTAACTTTCACTCGAGTTTCCAAGCAAGttcagtattatacatatataataattgtcaaaattaaacgttatttttataatcaattcaGTAGTGGGGGGTATAACTCAAGCGAGTAAAACGTTTTTGTTTTCATCATCTTTTTTAGTGACAATTTTATATAAGTTGTAATGctgtatgtttctgtttttaaataaaactgaatCATCAAGCATTGCATAGAAGAGTTATTTATTTGcttatttcaaatacaatacTAAATAGAAAAGAAGAGCTAAATAAATGAAACACTGGATTAATAAAGTAGAATAATACCCGAAGAATCGATTAAATCAAGGAGAGttgctaattaaaaaaaaaatcgaatcaaaatttgtgataaaaatgtattagcGCAGTCAGAGGAGATGAAGTGTTTGgagatttattaaattacatacaaaaaatgtaatatatctaAGGAGCTTTCTTTTACAAATGCGCCGCCAAGGAGTACACGAGTTAAAAAATGGTTGGGGACCGCTCTTCTACAAGATCCTGATACTATTATAGTACTAAATTAAGATGAAATCGTAAATTTCTAacagaaattttaatattatcaacataaatatttttcaagtgggtttaaaacattaaaaaatcatattaactCTACTTAATGGATCcgaatacatatttatcatgCATCTTTgatgcattttttaaataatggaaTACTCAAATTCTCCAAATCCCAATTTGAATAACACAAAACTTCCCACGCGAGCGCTCATAACAACAATGTCATTCCGAGTTGTatcgatcgtttatttttttcaatatccaatacCGGCACGTTCCacttttgacatatgtatttatgtagatgtAATACAAtgctattttaattgatttttttcccattttattCTAGATGTCGACCTGGATGGAAAGGAGAGTTCTGTGACCAGTGCATGCCATATCCTGGCTGCAAACGCGGCTACTGCAACGGCTCATCCTGGCAATGCATCTGTGATACTAATTGGGGAGGAATCCTCTGCGATCAAGGTAAAATTCACtgcaatcattaaatttaacataCAATGGACGACCTTGACTTTATTctgattaaaaaaaagatacatacgaaaaaaattaagtattacGCCAAGCCCACGTTCTCGGCATAATTTATTTCCACAGACCGTGTGATATATCGACGTTCGATTTGCTCGTTTGatatttaaacagtttccggTATGTATCTGTATAATATACACTACAAGTCTTCTATCTGTATAATGGCGCAAGTTTTTAATATCAATCgtcctatttattattattattatagttccATACAAATGGACGTCGCCTATACTCCTGCTCCCGCAATCGATTAATCCAATAGTGAAATAATGCGTTTATGtaacgttaaaaaaatatttatgtacgacCAAACGGATGGTGTTTCAaatcaataatcaaattcaatcTGATCTGTTACGATTTCCTgtgattaattgaaatttcgTGATCGCTCGTACAccctgtacgtacatatatacgtattgaGATCGACCGGCATTGAACTAATTAATTCGTTCATTTATCCGTatcgtatatttatatttgtcttattttataatgtatataatattaactctattttatttaaatattaacaaaaaaaaataagttttttataaataaatgtaggaatgatttttaaacgagccgtaattgtggttggtcaaactgcaagggataaagtatgagtgtggtatgcatgggaaagaccggatgcgtgttgttatggtcacttgttggaggacaagcccgaagagcgtgtacaataaatagttctgacttaatctgcgcgtttcacttggaatccttcacatccggatcctatatttgggggctttgtccgggatgcctgaagacatttcgagtgacagccggaagcggtcagacgacgacgcggagttttgacagttgaggttaggacgcgcggTACGAGCATGAAGGcgaagcccgtgacgtcggtgacgtcacgtcagcgaacacgccacacgacaatgatgatatccacgacgagaaagacgacgccaGTGGCAACGACGACGAGGGAGATACCACAGTTCAATTTCCGAGATCTGGAGGTTGATTTCGGTCTGCCGAAATATAACGGCAGAAATAGCCCTATTGCAGTGTGGATTGAGCGCCTCGAAGAAAACGCGCAAATCCTCGGCTGGACGGAGACACAACAGTTGGTGTATGGGCGGATGCTGTGTGAAGGAACTGCCAAGAACTTCTTGGACTCGGAAACGGGCATAATCACGTGGGCGATATTAAAAGAACGATTGACCAGAGAGTTTGGCCATCAGTTGAATAGTGCGGACGTGCACAGAGAACTGAGGTTAGAGAAAAAGGGAAAAGCAGAAGACAGTTTAAGCTATATCTACCGGATGAAGGGGATTGCAGCCAAGTGTAGTTTTATTGAGGAAGAGGCGATTATCGCGTACATAATTGGTGGACTTGGGTTTGATAAGTACGAAAAATTGATTCTGAGCTGGGCTGGATCTATTAAGGAGCTGAAGACGCGAATTACGCAgtgcgagaaaattagagaggacgacgaacccagggtgacggggcccgtgagaaaccgtgaaaaccgagaaagactgagttcacgatgctacaattgtAGTGGACGTGGTCACttagcagccgactgtaggtttaagacgagaggaactcgttgtttcaattgtaacgagtttgggcacatatcagctcaatgtaacagcaccaaaacaaagactgtcttgacaatacaagaagaaataagagaaccagtcagtattccaatacaagaagaaataagagaaccagtcagtattccaatacaagaagaaataagagaaccagtcagtattccaacacaagaggacgaggcgaacatggccgatggagatgtaaacatggccgatgtaagtgtgaacagtgatggtttgcacagaaaaagacctttgcagcaacgggcttcacgagagatgtctgctcaaagaaaactcattgtttccaatgatgaagaggacgatgcgaacatggctgatggaggtgtgaacctggctgatggaagtatggacggtgatggtttgcaaagaggaagactttgggactacggagacataccgtcttcaaatacagatcaaccacccgatgatcaatttagaaaaggatctaaggattatagtcatttgaagaattctgaagatgagaataaagaagaggagaaacataaagacaaagagaaagatatggctaaatcacaagaaggattaagagacccagtcaaaatttcaacaccgaaggacactgtattcactttcaagctcagtcgtagtcggattgatgttaattcaatggaaaagaaaatagaaccatggattgagaaaagacttactggatgtatcagtgagctagaaccaatatgtgttgacttcatttatggtaaattactagcagaatatctgtggggtgacggcagattcctcggacagtcacagagaatcgccgagggcattggatagaatttaagttgcaccgatggaagtgaagtgtgcgtttgtgaattagagaataagtgaaatacctggagggtttttagttaagccttacttgtaatttgatgattgaaaagtgtaatgttttattgcttattctagtattttttgggaagtgcttggtacattgaatcatgttttaatgtggttacatgcttagaagaatataagataactgtattgaaatgtaattctagtaatgttttaaaatgtgattgtttctggtgtaaagatttaacctgtcattgtaaaggtattgattttaatgttttattgctaattctagtaatgttataaaatgtgatatttccgatgtaaagatttaacctgtcattgtaaaggtattgattttaatgttttattgctaattctagtaatgttataaaatgtgatatttccgatgtaaagatttaacctgtcattgtaaaggtattgattttaatgttttattgctaattctagtaatgttttaaaatgtgattgtttctggtgtaaagatttaacctgtcattgtaaaggtattgattttaatgttttattgctaattctagtaatgttttaaaatgtgattgtttccggggtaaaaatttaacttgtcattgtaaaggttgtgatacctttctgttttgtattgcttgtaataattttacatagtaattgtgatacctttctgttttgtattgcttgaaataattttaaattgtaattgtgatgatttatgtgtaactttattgaagattgaattgtgttgaaatgaaaaattgatttgtagtgaaatgtgtaacgattaatttgttataattgtaattgttatgtaaattgtaaaatgattgatgtataagtgtattgaaatgtagttgtgatgatgattgtaattgtgatgtaaattgtaattgtgacaattgaaagcatgtttagaagaatataagatgattttatggaatggaagatgaaacattgttgaggatgatagaggaaatgttttaaaagaatgtgagatgaaacattgttgaggatgatagaggaaatgttttaaaagaatgtaagatgatatattgtatagagtagaagatgaaatgtaaaagaatgtgagatgaaatgctgtaaaaatataaaagacagaatgtcatccgagggcgaatgacagtcaggaatgaccgaaatgtaggaatgatttttaaacgagccgtaattgtggttggtcaaactgcaagggataaagtatgagtgtggtatgcatgggaaagaccggatgcgtgttgttatggtcacttgttggaggacaagcccgaagagcgtgtacaataaatagttctgacttaatctgcgcgtttcacttggaatccttcacatccggatcctatatacatatctaaaaatgtgTCTTTTGACTACATATAATAGCTTAACCCTCCCTCATCGAAGTGAAGCAAgagccccaatttttacgtttttcgtaataactatgtggttttcaaagttaTACtccttatatttatttcattcctagaatgaactacaagaaatttattttaatagattttgtatgatttagaaaaggcgtacatcgtaaaaaaatacatttatacatttctacgttccaaagttttttgactgttcgcttgcatattcttgttgatcgatgaatcaatgcgagagaaagagacagctatattttcgtaagctattgttttcgtcgcttttggtgcATGGCTATTGAGttatgcagtcgcctgttgccTTTACCTATGcacgtttgcatgtcgatgtttgtcgttatttcttaatacaaaaatagtcaaaaacatgctattggactaaaactttttaatgttgatatatgaaatgattaataagatatatattgaaaccatttgtattgagaaaagctgtactttgattaaaaaatactc includes:
- the LOC143921412 gene encoding uncharacterized protein LOC143921412 translates to MKAKPVTSVTSRQRTRHTTMMISTTRKTTPVATTTREIPQFNFRDLEVDFGLPKYNGRNSPIAVWIERLEENAQILGWTETQQLVYGRMLCEGTAKNFLDSETGIITWAILKERLTREFGHQLNSADVHRELRLEKKGKAEDSLSYIYRMKGIAAKCSFIEEEAIIAYIIGGLGFDKYEKLILSWAGSIKELKTRITQCEKIREDDEPRVTGPVRNRENRERLSSRCYNCSGRGHLAADCRFKTRGTRCFNCNEFGHISAQCNSTKTKTVLTIQEEIREPVSIPIQEEIREPVSIPIQEEIREPVSIPTQEDEANMADGDVNMADVSVNSDGLHRKRPLQQRASREMSAQRKLIVSNDEEDDANMADGGVNLADGSMDGDGLQRGRLWDYGDIPSSNTDQPPDDQFRKGSKDYSHLKNSEDENKEEEKHKDKEKDMAKSQEGLRDPVKISTPKDTVFTFKLSRSRIDVNSMEKKIEPWIEKRLTGCISELEPICVDFIYGKLLAEYLWGDGRFLGQSQRIAEGIG